The following coding sequences lie in one Myxococcus xanthus genomic window:
- a CDS encoding HdeD family acid-resistance protein, translated as MAFTDERKPEILTPDTRPRVNSAAWGGPFIMGILMTLLGIVALGAAFFTSLVTAILFGAMLAAAGVMEVISAFRTRKEGGPFWLYLLSGILSVVVGLFVLVYPAAGLGAMTLLLAGYFFASGLFHAVTSVMDRYPRWGWDFFYGAVSIFLGIIVMRQWPISAVWLVGTLVGIGIFFRGVALMAGALSVRKVLRSGGPTTPASISH; from the coding sequence TTCACCGATGAACGCAAACCGGAAATCCTGACCCCTGACACGAGGCCGAGGGTGAACTCGGCGGCCTGGGGTGGCCCCTTCATCATGGGGATTTTGATGACGCTGCTGGGGATTGTCGCGCTGGGGGCCGCCTTCTTCACCAGCCTGGTGACGGCCATCCTCTTCGGCGCGATGCTGGCCGCAGCCGGCGTCATGGAAGTCATCTCCGCCTTCCGGACGCGCAAGGAGGGCGGGCCGTTCTGGTTGTACCTGCTCAGCGGCATCCTCTCCGTCGTCGTGGGTCTGTTCGTCCTCGTCTACCCGGCGGCGGGACTGGGTGCCATGACGCTGCTGCTGGCGGGCTACTTCTTCGCCAGCGGGCTCTTCCACGCCGTCACCTCGGTGATGGACCGCTATCCCCGGTGGGGCTGGGACTTCTTCTACGGCGCCGTGTCCATCTTCCTGGGCATCATCGTGATGCGGCAGTGGCCCATCTCCGCCGTCTGGCTGGTGGGCACGCTGGTGGGAATCGGCATCTTCTTCCGGGGCGTGGCGCTGATGGCGGGCGCCCTCTCCGTGCGGAAGGTGCTCCGCTCGGGCGGTCCGACAACGCCTGCCTCCATCTCCCACTGA